In one Neobacillus sp. WH10 genomic region, the following are encoded:
- a CDS encoding outer surface protein gives MIKRKNILIFFLITLLVGIFFYFSLGKESKIKEFPVPLLAKYIEDENSKDFKYSSTGILYSLTLWFNGWKKVAHEGDSTVFKKNDREVIVVKHTGENFIYIFEDE, from the coding sequence ATGATAAAAAGAAAAAACATTCTAATATTTTTTCTTATAACGTTATTAGTAGGAATTTTTTTTTATTTTAGTCTTGGTAAAGAATCTAAAATTAAGGAGTTTCCTGTTCCTCTTCTAGCAAAATATATTGAAGATGAAAATTCTAAAGATTTTAAATATTCTTCAACCGGCATTCTATATTCCTTAACATTATGGTTTAATGGTTGGAAAAAAGTCGCTCATGAAGGTGATTCCACCGTTTTTAAAAAAAACGATAGAGAAGTGATAGTTGTTAAGCATACCGGTGAAAATTTCATATATATATTTGAAGATGAATAA
- a CDS encoding replication-relaxation family protein, with the protein MKKRDLAILNDLQRFRCLTRDDIINLHFNSLKQPVTCCNTVLKRLRRDGYIEVSTKQLPYIYFASPSPIKKDSTKIPHFLKIAEFYKSLIKYESPKYFIVEPKYGKGYMEPDAFMLWKRGPFFVEIQRSIYSDKVMEEKVKRYEDYYLSNEWKQEAWQPQNKKVFPAVIMITDTLYKIDSPFIKFHQVPHIEHLVKMFEPKKTEYLPIKVSSSSFKLKTI; encoded by the coding sequence ATGAAAAAGAGAGACCTGGCCATTTTAAATGACCTGCAGCGTTTTAGATGCCTTACTAGGGATGACATCATCAATTTGCATTTTAATAGCCTCAAACAGCCCGTGACGTGCTGTAATACGGTCCTGAAACGATTGAGAAGAGATGGATATATTGAGGTAAGTACTAAGCAGTTACCCTATATCTATTTCGCTTCACCGTCTCCGATCAAGAAGGACTCCACAAAGATACCGCATTTCTTGAAAATTGCTGAATTCTATAAAAGCCTGATCAAATATGAGTCACCTAAATACTTCATAGTCGAGCCTAAGTACGGAAAAGGGTATATGGAACCGGATGCCTTTATGTTATGGAAGAGAGGGCCGTTCTTTGTGGAAATCCAACGTTCAATCTATTCGGATAAAGTGATGGAAGAGAAGGTGAAACGATATGAGGATTATTACCTTAGCAACGAATGGAAACAAGAAGCGTGGCAGCCGCAAAACAAAAAGGTATTCCCGGCCGTGATTATGATTACAGATACACTATACAAAATCGATAGCCCCTTTATAAAATTTCACCAAGTGCCGCACATTGAACACCTAGTAAAAATGTTTGAGCCTAAAAAGACAGAATACTTACCAATAAAGGTGAGTAGTTCATCATTTAAATTAAAAACTATTTAG
- a CDS encoding transposase, whose product MGPHKKNMKEKKKKESKGDIVIRKFPLRLTGEERRLVDTLRQKAANLWNDCLDLHWWLYDVYKIWTSASEKKKWYNATTHQLHSQTIQAIIELHEETCKRTRELRAKGEKQWRYPWKYKKFFSVKYKKAAIKCKDKKLLFSNGKQQSPLVIPQPKHIDFHTIKSAEIVWHKDQYWMHIAVEVPKQKHVQGNKEAGCDVGLIHAAVLSDGKNHFIVTGRELRSLQRYRNKRLKELQKVIGRKKPGSNKRQKLILRKRRFLEKLERRIEYLLHTISKMVTDWCVENHIKALYIGTPDGVQKNTKKKKKTRKEIRQQLSNWSFGQLIEKITYKLNLRGVKVQLVEESYTSGTCPSCGEFSKQWNRNFHCPCGAKGHRDLVGAVNILDKSIHKQFKKDRELPKIEDTKYRRVLLTPIVPHNGAKRAVA is encoded by the coding sequence ATGGGACCACACAAAAAGAATATGAAAGAAAAGAAGAAAAAAGAGTCGAAAGGCGATATTGTTATTCGGAAATTTCCGCTCCGTTTAACCGGCGAGGAGAGAAGATTAGTCGATACACTACGTCAGAAAGCAGCGAATCTATGGAATGACTGCTTAGATCTCCATTGGTGGCTATATGATGTATATAAGATTTGGACAAGTGCATCAGAAAAAAAGAAATGGTACAATGCCACCACCCATCAATTACACTCGCAAACGATTCAAGCCATCATCGAGTTACATGAAGAAACATGCAAAAGAACGAGGGAGCTGCGGGCTAAAGGTGAAAAACAGTGGCGATACCCTTGGAAATACAAAAAATTCTTTTCCGTCAAATATAAAAAAGCAGCTATTAAATGCAAGGATAAAAAGCTGCTGTTTAGCAATGGAAAACAACAATCCCCCTTAGTGATCCCTCAACCAAAGCACATTGATTTCCATACAATAAAAAGTGCCGAAATCGTTTGGCACAAAGATCAATACTGGATGCATATAGCAGTGGAAGTACCAAAACAAAAGCATGTACAAGGTAATAAGGAAGCTGGCTGTGATGTAGGGCTCATACATGCGGCTGTTTTAAGTGACGGAAAAAATCACTTCATTGTCACAGGAAGAGAACTTCGCTCGTTACAGCGCTACAGAAACAAAAGGTTAAAAGAGCTTCAGAAGGTCATTGGCCGGAAAAAGCCAGGTTCGAACAAAAGGCAAAAACTCATTTTGCGTAAACGCCGTTTTTTAGAAAAACTGGAACGGAGAATCGAGTACCTTTTGCATACGATTTCGAAAATGGTCACCGATTGGTGTGTGGAAAACCACATTAAAGCACTCTATATCGGAACACCGGATGGCGTTCAAAAGAATACGAAGAAGAAAAAGAAAACAAGAAAAGAAATTCGTCAACAATTGTCCAATTGGAGTTTTGGGCAATTAATTGAAAAAATAACATACAAATTGAACCTTCGAGGCGTCAAAGTCCAACTTGTGGAAGAGTCCTATACTTCCGGTACGTGCCCTTCATGCGGAGAATTCAGTAAACAATGGAATCGAAACTTCCACTGTCCGTGTGGTGCGAAAGGACATCGGGATCTAGTGGGTGCCGTGAATATTTTGGACAAGTCTATCCATAAACAATTCAAGAAAGATCGAGAACTACCTAAAATAGAAGATACAAAGTATCGCCGAGTCCTTTTAACCCCCATTGTCCCGCACAATGGGGCTAAAAGGGCAGTGGCGTAG
- a CDS encoding MBL fold metallo-hydrolase: protein MKKSSIIFFERKFPSANMILIKDQLPILIDTGFGSDAKDTEQLIKEAGVSPEELHLIVNTHYHSDHVGGNFHLQKNYGVTIAAHKWDADLINSCDSEACSAEWLDQPVEPYRVDTKLSDNDEINTGDKTLKVLHTPGHTLGHISLYEPKEEILICGDLFHKNDIGWLNIFREGVTSIQRSIESLERLSMLRIQKAYSGHGPQIENPLAAIDAARERFEKWLKMPEKISWHACKRIFSFTLIIKNGLAKEEIDNYLLKCGWFQDFARYSFQLQPEEFIQILLDEMIRSGAANWHNNHLIATTPYQAPQQKWMNRNIKPKEWKPQDFHT from the coding sequence ATGAAAAAATCCAGTATTATTTTCTTTGAAAGGAAATTTCCAAGTGCAAACATGATCCTGATTAAGGATCAACTCCCAATCCTTATTGATACTGGTTTTGGGAGTGATGCGAAAGATACAGAACAATTAATTAAAGAAGCAGGCGTTTCACCAGAAGAATTACACCTTATTGTGAACACGCACTATCATAGTGACCATGTAGGGGGCAACTTTCATCTTCAAAAAAATTATGGTGTTACGATTGCTGCTCATAAATGGGATGCCGATTTAATTAATTCTTGTGACTCTGAAGCCTGTAGTGCAGAATGGTTAGATCAGCCTGTAGAACCTTATCGAGTCGATACAAAGCTTTCAGATAACGATGAGATCAATACAGGAGATAAAACCTTGAAAGTCTTGCACACACCAGGACATACGTTAGGTCATATTTCCTTATATGAACCTAAAGAAGAGATATTAATTTGCGGGGATCTCTTCCACAAGAATGATATCGGATGGTTAAATATCTTTCGAGAGGGTGTCACATCTATCCAACGATCTATAGAAAGTTTGGAACGGTTGTCCATGCTCCGGATTCAAAAGGCATATTCAGGACATGGACCTCAAATCGAGAATCCTCTAGCTGCCATTGATGCGGCAAGGGAAAGGTTTGAAAAGTGGCTCAAGATGCCAGAAAAAATTTCATGGCATGCCTGTAAGAGGATTTTTTCATTCACGTTAATCATTAAAAACGGATTGGCAAAAGAAGAAATCGATAACTACCTATTAAAGTGTGGTTGGTTCCAAGATTTTGCACGCTACTCTTTCCAGCTTCAACCAGAAGAATTTATTCAAATCCTTCTCGATGAAATGATTCGTTCCGGAGCAGCAAACTGGCACAATAATCATTTAATCGCCACCACCCCATACCAAGCACCACAACAGAAATGGATGAATAGGAACATAAAGCCGAAAGAATGGAAACCTCAAGATTTTCACACATAA
- a CDS encoding VOC family protein: MSKSFIEQVHYIRIPVKDLELSAQWYRDVLGLQLLNITEELAILKVNEGPFLLILVPTEDETFAHFTIDNEQEFSIGFTSPELSKFHQHLIDNQVKVEDIKEDNGHAFFHFYDPNGNKLQVHW; the protein is encoded by the coding sequence ATGAGTAAATCATTTATTGAACAAGTACATTATATTAGAATTCCTGTAAAAGATTTAGAACTGTCTGCACAATGGTATAGAGATGTATTAGGGCTCCAGTTATTAAACATTACTGAGGAACTTGCGATTTTAAAAGTAAATGAAGGACCTTTCTTACTTATCTTAGTTCCTACCGAAGATGAAACATTTGCACATTTTACAATTGATAATGAACAAGAATTTAGCATTGGCTTTACAAGTCCAGAATTATCCAAATTTCATCAACACTTAATTGATAATCAAGTTAAGGTCGAGGATATAAAAGAAGATAATGGTCATGCCTTTTTCCACTTTTATGACCCAAATGGTAATAAACTTCAAGTACACTGGTAA
- a CDS encoding DinB family protein has product MQYLKAIPNELLDWKPSEDKFSTGDLLRHIASSRLMFLGIFEHGSWTYTGHDTGKGSSLEDISNYLEACQIKLTEGLLQVGNDLLTKKVLTLHGHEVSVWRILMAIPEHEIHHRGQISTYLQMNKIEPPQIFGLKIEQVKTL; this is encoded by the coding sequence ATGCAATATCTGAAAGCAATACCTAATGAACTCCTAGATTGGAAGCCTTCTGAAGATAAATTTTCTACAGGTGATTTATTGCGACATATCGCATCATCTCGATTGATGTTTCTTGGTATATTTGAACATGGTTCCTGGACATACACAGGGCATGATACTGGTAAGGGGTCTTCTCTTGAGGATATTTCCAATTATTTAGAAGCATGTCAGATTAAACTAACAGAGGGTCTATTACAAGTTGGCAACGATTTGTTGACAAAAAAGGTTTTAACCCTTCATGGTCATGAAGTTAGTGTGTGGAGAATACTTATGGCAATTCCTGAACATGAAATCCATCATCGTGGACAAATCTCTACATATTTACAAATGAACAAAATTGAACCACCTCAAATTTTCGGATTAAAAATTGAGCAAGTTAAAACATTATAA
- a CDS encoding cell wall hydrolase, whose amino-acid sequence MPRANYRSSDVDLMARMMRAEAEGEGKQGMLYVGNVIVNRLVANCLDFKGLRTIDQVIFQVQGGNFSFEAVQKGNVFYQRARTSEKRLAKQNLDYWRDHPAKYALWYFNPHAPCPPTWYGQPHSGPFKNHCYYEPKAGTCDSVYSG is encoded by the coding sequence ATGCCAAGAGCAAATTACCGAAGTTCAGACGTTGACTTAATGGCAAGGATGATGAGAGCAGAAGCGGAAGGCGAAGGAAAACAAGGAATGTTATATGTTGGAAATGTAATTGTGAATCGTCTTGTAGCAAATTGTTTAGACTTTAAAGGTTTAAGAACGATTGATCAAGTTATTTTTCAGGTACAAGGAGGAAATTTTTCCTTTGAAGCTGTTCAAAAAGGGAATGTATTTTACCAGAGAGCAAGGACTTCCGAAAAAAGATTAGCCAAACAGAATTTAGATTATTGGAGAGATCACCCAGCGAAATATGCTCTTTGGTACTTTAATCCACATGCTCCATGCCCTCCAACATGGTACGGTCAACCTCATTCTGGTCCATTTAAAAATCATTGTTATTATGAACCAAAAGCTGGAACATGTGATAGTGTTTATAGCGGATAA
- a CDS encoding VOC family protein — MIKGFGGIFWRTKNLDAIKKWYSEVLKIEIENWNGTIIKPHSGNETIFSFFTEDDSYFPTEQQVMLNFQVDNLNETIKHLEQIGVPLVKEKEISEFGKFIWIEDPEGRLVELWEK; from the coding sequence ATGATAAAAGGTTTCGGGGGAATATTTTGGAGGACTAAAAATCTAGATGCTATAAAAAAATGGTACAGTGAAGTGTTGAAGATTGAAATAGAAAATTGGAATGGGACTATTATCAAACCCCATTCAGGAAATGAAACTATCTTTTCTTTCTTTACTGAAGATGACAGCTATTTCCCAACAGAACAGCAAGTGATGTTAAATTTCCAAGTTGATAATCTAAACGAGACTATTAAACATCTGGAACAAATTGGTGTACCTCTTGTAAAGGAAAAAGAGATTAGTGAATTTGGTAAGTTTATTTGGATTGAAGATCCTGAAGGTAGACTAGTTGAGCTATGGGAAAAATAA
- a CDS encoding DUF3888 domain-containing protein, whose translation MIRFKRSLFLLVITSFFSTHFVCAEEYHRKGYSDDLYRVTNDVTQEQHFKNFMLELLMDEIIKAAQTKYNDKSISGLSFDWENTYNVVEINESRLQGNCNEYPFIVSVTITPHNGGIKNRKFYGTDKLTFGIDPNLFGRNIKEHPAIKLIDYHHLKSSKSF comes from the coding sequence ATGATAAGATTCAAAAGATCACTTTTTCTACTTGTTATAACTTCCTTTTTTTCTACACATTTTGTATGTGCAGAAGAGTATCACCGCAAAGGTTATAGTGATGATTTATACCGTGTAACAAATGATGTTACACAAGAACAACATTTTAAAAATTTTATGCTAGAACTTCTGATGGACGAAATAATTAAAGCAGCCCAAACTAAGTACAACGATAAATCTATAAGTGGTCTATCCTTTGATTGGGAGAATACATATAATGTTGTGGAAATTAATGAATCACGTCTACAAGGTAACTGTAATGAGTATCCATTTATTGTTTCTGTCACTATTACTCCACATAACGGTGGTATTAAGAATCGTAAATTTTATGGTACCGATAAATTAACTTTCGGCATTGATCCAAATCTTTTTGGGAGAAATATCAAGGAGCATCCAGCTATTAAGTTAATTGATTATCATCATTTAAAATCTTCTAAAAGTTTTTAG
- a CDS encoding DUF3888 domain-containing protein gives MKKSLLILIACFSLFSYSPVKAETVTKNDVQLRDDLIFIMLYPSIQQELKKQYGEIKQNMCGKITQIKQLPIGSYLFNVTVQVTTFEGAHGPPNDLMTITFSNEKTIEWQAIDFKRRRLKPNEITKCRHPL, from the coding sequence ATGAAAAAAAGCCTTTTAATATTGATTGCCTGCTTCTCTCTTTTCTCTTATTCACCTGTCAAAGCTGAAACCGTAACTAAAAATGATGTACAGTTGCGTGATGACTTGATTTTCATTATGCTTTATCCCTCAATTCAACAGGAATTGAAGAAGCAATATGGCGAAATCAAACAAAATATGTGTGGTAAAATAACCCAAATCAAGCAGCTGCCAATAGGCAGTTACTTATTTAATGTCACAGTACAGGTAACAACATTTGAAGGTGCTCATGGTCCTCCCAATGATTTAATGACGATCACTTTTAGCAATGAAAAAACGATAGAGTGGCAGGCTATTGATTTCAAAAGAAGAAGGTTAAAGCCAAATGAAATAACTAAATGCAGGCATCCTTTGTAA
- a CDS encoding patatin-like phospholipase family protein: MTRYRIISFDGGGTLGALSLQLLNRLARQKPQLIRRTNIFAGNSIGSFTALALASGRSPKETLQYFKNKILPAYSVSRPGGPVFNQQLPYSGFIEAVESFFPADLRLKNFKKRIVVPSFQLFSPELNRWTPVLFHNFPGSPYLNEKASDVILRSSAAPATQRAYQNYVDGFVITTNPSTASISFAVDKAKQPLDQIAVLSIGTGEAPIQLRRDTKGWGMVSADNIRPENLNNLPPNWGVLFDRSPNEPLLPFLQLVSNGTSYYESMVSSQLLGDRFFRLNPRIPNFSKTDPSVYPALIEIANNTNLQPAIQFIEKNWS, translated from the coding sequence TTGACAAGATATCGGATCATCTCCTTTGATGGAGGCGGCACCTTAGGTGCATTAAGTTTACAACTTTTGAACAGACTGGCTCGACAAAAACCACAATTAATTCGTCGAACCAATATTTTCGCGGGGAATTCAATCGGTTCATTCACTGCCCTTGCGTTAGCAAGTGGCAGATCGCCGAAGGAGACACTTCAGTATTTTAAGAATAAAATCCTACCTGCATATAGCGTCTCCCGACCAGGTGGACCTGTTTTTAATCAACAATTACCATATTCCGGTTTTATCGAAGCGGTAGAATCATTTTTTCCAGCAGATCTTCGTCTCAAAAACTTTAAAAAACGAATTGTTGTCCCTTCATTTCAATTATTCTCACCGGAGCTGAATCGTTGGACTCCTGTGTTATTCCACAACTTTCCTGGCTCTCCCTATTTAAATGAAAAAGCAAGTGATGTAATACTACGGAGCAGTGCTGCTCCCGCTACGCAACGAGCCTATCAAAACTACGTGGATGGGTTTGTCATAACCACTAACCCTAGTACAGCTAGTATCTCGTTTGCAGTGGATAAAGCCAAACAGCCATTGGATCAAATTGCGGTCTTATCCATTGGAACAGGTGAAGCCCCAATTCAGTTAAGAAGAGATACGAAGGGGTGGGGGATGGTGAGTGCAGATAACATACGCCCCGAAAATCTGAACAACCTTCCTCCAAATTGGGGTGTCCTTTTCGACCGATCGCCCAATGAACCCTTACTACCATTCCTTCAGCTTGTCAGTAATGGAACCAGTTACTATGAATCCATGGTCAGTTCTCAACTTTTAGGAGATCGTTTTTTTAGGTTAAATCCACGAATCCCTAACTTCTCCAAAACAGATCCTTCCGTGTATCCTGCTCTGATTGAAATTGCTAACAATACCAATTTACAACCTGCAATTCAATTTATTGAGAAAAATTGGAGCTAA
- a CDS encoding DNA/RNA non-specific endonuclease: MQQKWYQKSWGIILLLLSLLILFTSCSQQNNTKIKINKTQEVSKKKAATVESKKSTPDDEAEKTTSESVVSPSVPATSKPTITSVNGDFDYSKYTLIVVDGGDMSGYRKPNVRVDVGFGDREYWAFTNEYGQLIRVEAKNITLQNPNTDHVLSSGRYYSDEAKVPGTESQEFDEGHVIADSLGGVSNAYNITPQDSILNRHGDQAYMEKVIRDAGGCTDFVAVIQYPNTHTQIPNHYKFTYKIQGRSITDEFDNVNPDEVNKNLGETTGTSSTPPKTDNVPANETVSSNEDVSKVDTNHNGSVTIAEAKAAGFKMPITRDSWLYKYMDDRDGDGLVGE, from the coding sequence ATGCAACAAAAATGGTATCAAAAATCATGGGGGATTATTTTATTACTCCTTTCACTACTTATTTTATTTACTAGTTGTTCACAACAAAATAATACAAAAATCAAAATAAATAAAACTCAAGAAGTAAGCAAAAAGAAAGCAGCCACTGTTGAAAGCAAAAAAAGTACACCTGACGATGAAGCCGAAAAAACGACTAGTGAAAGCGTAGTCAGTCCAAGCGTTCCTGCCACTAGTAAACCAACGATAACAAGTGTTAATGGTGACTTTGACTACAGTAAATATACACTAATTGTAGTAGATGGCGGAGATATGTCAGGATATAGAAAGCCGAATGTCAGAGTTGATGTCGGGTTTGGCGACAGGGAATATTGGGCCTTTACAAATGAATACGGACAGCTAATTCGTGTTGAGGCAAAAAATATAACACTCCAAAATCCGAATACTGATCATGTTTTATCGTCTGGGAGATACTATTCTGATGAAGCAAAGGTTCCCGGTACAGAGAGTCAAGAATTTGATGAAGGGCATGTGATTGCTGACTCACTTGGGGGAGTATCTAACGCATATAACATTACACCTCAAGACAGCATTCTCAATAGGCACGGCGATCAAGCTTATATGGAAAAAGTGATTCGAGATGCAGGAGGTTGTACAGATTTCGTAGCAGTGATTCAATATCCAAATACTCACACGCAAATTCCTAACCATTATAAATTCACATACAAAATTCAGGGCAGATCCATTACAGATGAATTTGACAATGTAAACCCAGATGAAGTGAACAAAAATTTAGGGGAAACGACAGGTACGAGCAGTACGCCACCGAAAACAGACAATGTACCAGCAAACGAAACGGTAAGTAGTAATGAAGATGTTAGTAAGGTGGATACCAATCATAATGGAAGTGTTACGATCGCTGAAGCCAAAGCTGCTGGCTTTAAAATGCCAATTACGCGCGATTCATGGCTCTATAAATATATGGACGATCGAGATGGTGATGGACTAGTGGGTGAGTAG
- a CDS encoding aminotransferase class V-fold PLP-dependent enzyme translates to MNNPYSSYRSLFPILSNYVHLASCSQGALAQPVSRAIEEYHNSLLEFGSNWDQSIMKVEATREKFAELIGAEIDEIAILTSVSDVISTIATCLPYEKNKNNIILTDIDFPTVGHIWLAQKQDRAKISIIRSSNGIIHLEQYEKEVKENTLLTCIPHVSYYNGYMQNLKEIANIVHKKGSMLLVDAYQSAGHIPINVKEMNIDILTTGTRKYMLGIPGVAFLYIKKELAEQLKPRLSGWFGQASETKFDVFNSVFAPGSRRFETGTPSFISIYAAYQAINLLLKIGIHNIHSYLKELAELTREFGLQKGLQIIGPQSSECNSGMTSFYIGNASKIEGILREKKIIVSARKDVIRMAPHFYNTKDDLDYAITELSNLIHGNPDSFSF, encoded by the coding sequence ATGAATAATCCGTACAGTTCTTATCGTTCGTTATTCCCTATTTTATCTAATTATGTACATCTAGCTAGCTGTTCTCAAGGGGCATTGGCTCAGCCAGTTTCACGCGCGATTGAAGAATATCATAATAGTTTGCTTGAGTTTGGAAGTAACTGGGATCAATCAATTATGAAAGTGGAGGCAACTAGAGAGAAATTCGCTGAACTTATTGGTGCCGAAATAGATGAAATTGCTATATTAACCTCTGTATCTGATGTTATTTCTACTATCGCCACTTGCCTGCCATATGAAAAAAATAAAAATAATATAATTTTAACAGATATTGATTTTCCTACTGTTGGTCATATTTGGCTTGCACAGAAACAGGATAGAGCAAAAATCTCAATTATTCGTTCTTCCAATGGAATCATACACTTAGAGCAATACGAAAAGGAAGTAAAAGAGAATACATTACTTACGTGTATTCCCCATGTATCATACTACAATGGATATATGCAAAACCTTAAAGAGATTGCAAACATTGTTCATAAAAAAGGGTCCATGTTGTTGGTTGACGCTTATCAATCTGCAGGACATATCCCTATTAATGTAAAAGAAATGAATATTGATATATTAACCACTGGAACTCGCAAGTATATGCTAGGGATTCCAGGTGTAGCCTTTCTGTATATAAAAAAGGAACTCGCTGAACAATTAAAACCAAGACTTTCTGGGTGGTTTGGACAAGCAAGTGAAACAAAATTTGATGTATTTAACTCTGTTTTTGCACCTGGATCCCGCCGGTTTGAGACCGGTACACCTTCTTTTATAAGCATTTATGCTGCGTATCAAGCGATTAATTTGTTACTTAAGATTGGAATACATAATATACATTCATATTTGAAAGAGTTAGCCGAACTAACAAGGGAATTTGGATTACAAAAAGGATTACAAATAATAGGTCCACAATCATCTGAATGTAACTCAGGTATGACCTCTTTTTATATAGGGAATGCCTCAAAAATCGAAGGGATATTAAGAGAAAAAAAGATTATTGTTTCTGCAAGAAAGGATGTAATAAGAATGGCTCCCCATTTTTATAATACAAAGGATGACTTAGATTATGCTATTACTGAGTTATCAAATTTGATACATGGTAATCCTGACAGCTTTTCTTTTTGA
- a CDS encoding HU family DNA-binding protein, with protein sequence MNKTDLVSQVAQNSELTQKDAGKAVDAVFNSILEALKNGDKVQLIGFGNFEVRERAARKGRNPQTGEEIEIQGGKVPAFKPGKQLKDAVAGK encoded by the coding sequence ATGAATAAAACAGATCTTGTTAGTCAAGTGGCTCAAAATTCCGAACTTACTCAGAAAGATGCTGGTAAAGCTGTCGATGCGGTTTTTAATTCTATTTTGGAAGCATTAAAAAATGGAGATAAAGTTCAACTAATTGGTTTCGGGAACTTTGAGGTTCGGGAACGTGCAGCTCGTAAGGGGCGTAACCCACAAACTGGAGAAGAAATTGAAATCCAAGGTGGAAAAGTACCTGCATTTAAGCCTGGAAAGCAATTAAAGGATGCAGTGGCTGGTAAATAA
- a CDS encoding DUF2187 family protein: MSKVKIQQLAKVGDCITFNRNDRAHEGIVYKVNENSVLVEMSKDSQIYLGYENKNTVVSHMNYTILRNQKVVNE; encoded by the coding sequence ATGTCTAAAGTAAAAATACAACAATTAGCAAAAGTGGGAGATTGCATTACTTTTAATAGGAACGATAGGGCACATGAAGGTATTGTATACAAAGTGAATGAGAATAGCGTCCTTGTGGAGATGTCCAAGGATTCGCAAATCTATCTGGGGTATGAAAATAAAAATACGGTGGTATCTCACATGAATTATACGATCTTACGCAATCAAAAGGTTGTAAATGAGTAA
- a CDS encoding MBL fold metallo-hydrolase: protein MQQLKRIGNSFWYMTPLSETDRPILGMVVGNEMNLMIDAGNSEAHTQLFLEKLATQDIRKPNFVVLTHWHWDHIFGMSALKNVLSISSIETKKEIMKLLPYMWSDEALDQRVQEGTEIEFCASCIKKEFREQRNIYITLPLVTFDHQIEINLGGVTCLLKHVGGDHATDSIVVYIKEEKILFLSDCIYPDIFSFKRNYTTKRTVELIEQLEEFDADTYILSHWRPITKEEFLQEIQMLKTIAHFTEKCKGNAEKIRFEYRQVRNRELNEEELETIEYFVNGYKID, encoded by the coding sequence ATGCAGCAATTAAAGAGAATTGGAAATTCATTTTGGTACATGACACCTTTATCTGAGACGGACAGACCAATTTTAGGTATGGTAGTGGGTAATGAAATGAACTTGATGATAGATGCAGGTAACTCGGAAGCACATACCCAGCTGTTTTTAGAAAAATTAGCAACACAAGATATTAGAAAGCCTAATTTTGTTGTGTTAACACATTGGCATTGGGATCATATTTTTGGGATGTCCGCATTAAAAAATGTGCTGTCTATTTCATCTATTGAGACTAAAAAAGAGATTATGAAACTACTCCCCTATATGTGGTCAGATGAGGCATTGGACCAACGAGTTCAAGAAGGGACAGAAATTGAATTTTGTGCAAGTTGTATTAAAAAAGAGTTTCGTGAACAAAGGAATATTTATATTACTTTACCCTTAGTAACATTTGATCACCAGATCGAAATAAATCTTGGTGGTGTGACATGTTTATTGAAACATGTGGGTGGAGATCATGCTACCGATTCTATAGTGGTTTATATAAAGGAAGAAAAAATATTATTTTTAAGCGATTGTATTTATCCAGATATCTTTTCCTTCAAAAGGAACTATACAACGAAACGAACGGTAGAATTAATCGAACAATTAGAGGAATTTGATGCGGATACATATATTCTTTCACATTGGAGACCTATTACGAAAGAGGAGTTTCTGCAAGAAATTCAGATGTTAAAAACAATTGCACACTTTACTGAGAAATGTAAGGGTAATGCGGAGAAAATAAGGTTTGAATACAGGCAAGTTCGCAATAGGGAATTAAATGAGGAAGAACTAGAAACAATCGAGTATTTTGTAAACGGTTATAAAATAGACTGA